A single window of Maylandia zebra isolate NMK-2024a linkage group LG2, Mzebra_GT3a, whole genome shotgun sequence DNA harbors:
- the flrt1b gene encoding leucine-rich repeat transmembrane protein FLRT1: MAAESVAELRDWLFLLLLCLTLLAEVLELAAAAIAMETGEGDEGIVCPSVCRCDEGFVYCNDRGLSIIPPLPLTAAILYLQSNRLSNAGLPPSLERSTSIRVIYLYANQLDEFPIHLPPSLRELHLQDNNIRTLPRSALAKLPLLERLHLDDNSISTVSIQDRAFSGTPRLRLLFLSRNHLSSIPAGLPTSLEELRLDDNRISTIPTHAFRGLSSLRRLVLDGNLLANTRIADDTFSRLSNLTELSLVRNALQSPPANLPSAHLVRLHLQDNGMTHISRGALDGMRRLQRLDLSGNNLTTLPRGLFKDTESLELLLLRGNPWYCGCNLRWLHAWLHGRGAAVTVRGLTCQGPEPVRGQALRDLTSLMEQCEGPPPVPNTGIGMNPADKDGGDEDGVGGGQAVASVPHGSTTTTSLLIPTQGSLFTLRAKRPGLVMPLPPGEGGHVSGEALELTVKPLSSDSVLVSWLCPEPAPSFRLSWLRLGSSAALGSITETLVPGERRQYLLTQLTPRSHYLICLLPLRQETSFGSPSMGSSRAVSTDTDSKDSAPACAQIETGDALAHSGEEGSDKKGRDSELTALPLAGIIGGATALVSLLLIFGIFCWYGQRSGYISGDSGSYNRGRGGKHYDDYVESGTKKDTSILEIRAPPAGFQMTAMAHQPVQPKLEDVTYIHTIFPSSSSSSSQANGTYRSSHGAGSLNGTILSQTSHHRVTYGTNRGYREGGIPDIDYAYT; this comes from the coding sequence ATGGCAGCTGAGAGTGTTGCAGAACTCCGCGATTGGCTCTTCCTGCTCCTCCTGTGCCTCACCTTATTGGCTGAGGTGCTGGAACTGGCGGCAGCGGCAATTGCCATGGAGACGGGAGAGGGAGACGAGGGCATAGTTTGCCCCTCGGTTTGCCGCTGCGACGAGGGTTTTGTCTACTGCAATGACCGTGGCCTCAGCATTATTCCTCCGCTGCCGTTAACGGCTGCCATCCTGTACTTACAGAGCAACCGCCTGAGTAACGCCGGGCTGCCACCGTCGCTGGAACGCAGCACTTCCATACGAGTGATTTACCTGTATGCCAACCAGTTGGATGAATTTCCTATACACCTCCCGCCTTCATTACGGGAGCTCCATTTGCAGGATAATAATATACGAACGTTACCGCGGTCGGCTCTTGCCAAGTTACCATTACTAGAACGTTTACACCTGGATGATAACTCGATATCCACCGTTAGCATCCAGGACCGAGCCTTTTCTGGGACCCCACGGCTTCGACTGCTGTTTCTGTCTCGGAACCACCTGTCAAGCATCCCCGCAGGCCTGCCAACATCCTTGGAAGAGTTGCGACTGGATGACAACAGAATCAGCACCATCCCTACTCATGCCTTCCGTGGGCTCTCCTCTCTGAGACGCTTGGTCCTGGACGGGAACCTGCTGGCCAACACACGCATAGCAGATGACACCTTTTCTCGTCTTTCCAACCTGACTGAGCTTTCACTGGTCAGGAACGCTCTGCAGTCTCCACCTGCCAACCTGCCTTCAGCTCACCTTGTGCGACTCCATTTGCAAGACAATGGTATGACCCACATCTCGAGGGGGGCGCTAGATGGGATGCGGCggctgcagaggctggaccTGTCGGGGAATAATCTCACCACTCTGCCCCGGGGACTTTTTAAGGACACAGAAAGCCTGGAGCTGCTACTGCTGCGAGGAAACCCCTGGTACTGCGGCTGCAACCTTCGCTGGCTCCATGCCTGGCTGCACGGTCGGGGGGCGGCGGTTACAGTTAGGGGTCTAACCTGTCAGGGGCCTGAGCCTGTAAGGGGTCAGGCCCTTAGAGACCTAACTTCTCTGATGGAGCAGTGTGAAGGTCCCCCTCCTGTTCCTAATACTGGAATAGGGATGAACCCAGCAGACAAAGATGGAGGAGATGAAGATGGTGTTGGAGGGGGTCAAGCAGTGGCTTCAGTCCCCCATGGCAGCACCACCACTACCTCTCTGCTCATCCCCACACAGGGTTCTCTTTTCACCCTGCGAGCTAAGCGGCCAGGCCTAGTTATGCCTCTGCCCCCAGGTGAAGGAGGGCACGTATCTGGAGAGGCACTGGAGCTGACTGTAAAACCTCTCTCTTCAGACAGCGTGCTGGTGAGTTGGCTTTGTCCAGAGCCGGCACCCTCCTTCCGCCTGTCGTGGCTGAGGCTGGGCAGCAGTGCAGCTCTCGGTTCAATAACAGAGACTTTGGTACCTGGAGAAAGGAGGCAGTATCTTCTAACCCAGCTCACCCCACGCTCCCATTACCTCATCTGCCTGCTGCCATTACGACAGGAAACTTCCTTTGGGAGCCCCAGCATGGGTTCGTCTCGAGCTGTCAGCACGGACACGGACAGTAAAGACTCAGCCCCGGCCTGTGCACAGATAGAGACTGGAGATGCTCTGGCACACTCAGGAGAAGAGGGCTCAGATAAAAAGGGACGAGACTCAGAATTAACAGCCCTGCCACTGGCTGGGATTATTGGGGGTGCCACAGCATTAGTGAGCCTTCTGTTAATCTTTGGCATCTTCTGCTGGTATGGACAGAGATCAGGTTACATATCCGGGGACTCGGGCTCATACAACAGGGGCCGGGGAGGAAAACATTATGATGACTATGTAGAGTCAGGCACCAAGAAAGACACTTCCATCTTAGAGATCAGGGCCCCTCCTGCAGGGTTTCAGATGACAGCTATGGCCCATCAGCCTGTTCAGCCTAAGCTGGAGGATGTCACTTACATCCACACCattttcccctcctcctcctcctcttcctcccaagCTAACGGGACCTACCGGAGCAGTCACGGAGCTGGCAGCCTAAATGGCACCATCCTCAGCCAAACCAGCCACCATCGTGTTACATATGGCACCAACCGTGGCTACAGAGAGGGTGGCATCCCTGACATAGATTATGCCTACACGTGA